The proteins below are encoded in one region of Streptomyces roseifaciens:
- a CDS encoding PIN domain-containing protein: MTRSPTATPGGTLVLDSEGLAKAVLRDRTVTAWLALARADDLRVITSAATLVEVVHPRINRPALEWTLSRIVVEPVTEPVARHAATLLADAGLHGHKYAIDAMLIATALAAPGPVTILTSDPEDITALSSARATVIKV; the protein is encoded by the coding sequence GTGACCCGCTCCCCCACTGCCACGCCGGGCGGCACCCTCGTCCTGGACAGCGAGGGACTGGCCAAGGCCGTCCTGCGTGACCGCACGGTCACCGCCTGGCTCGCACTCGCCCGCGCCGACGACCTGCGGGTGATCACGTCCGCGGCCACTCTCGTCGAAGTGGTCCACCCCCGGATCAACCGCCCGGCCCTGGAATGGACGCTGTCCCGGATCGTCGTCGAACCGGTCACCGAGCCGGTCGCCCGCCACGCCGCCACGCTGCTCGCCGACGCGGGACTGCACGGACACAAGTACGCCATCGACGCCATGCTCATCGCCACCGCCCTCGCCGCGCCCGGCCCCGTCACGATCCTCACCTCCGACCCAGAAGACATCACCGCGCTGAGCAGCGCACGGGCCACCGTGATCAAGGTCTGA
- a CDS encoding WD40 repeat domain-containing protein: MRRQALVVGIEGADGRLADEAPPQWQKLEYAAPYARRLREVLGKQYAYVVLDPEPDPASTTAALSEALTTAVTGDSDYTIIHLLAHGRRTRNSQGLQVVGGDGQFTEALSRWINLVEDREADGEGPSVLLILDLCYSGAATTEHLRSLIRPERRRVWVLAACHPDRPAYDGRLSLAVDEVLRGFASGSLKLDESLEYIPIDRFCREVARSVEEQSAGSYPQSVERPLAALGDDLSHLRFFVNPRHAPDDLRSRGIVDPAVFTLLDEAADFRHFVIRAHGAHNAYGDGSRPTFTGRSDELRELSAWMAGHGSSLRVITGTPGSGKSALVGVLVCAAHPALREATEQVWRPSAGDMPDAVDGLAVVHARRRTISEVLSSLAAQWSLGSPHSGETWTTDRLVASLRTKAEPPHLIVDAVDEAEHPADLVTALLLPLASTRRADAKPLCRVLMATRPQEELQHLFEASEAHGGLINLDRIPAERLRRDLVNFVSRVLRPMGSGTSPWCSLKAAESLGRAMADTLLSGTREWGEFLVAGLYIRHLQEQAAPPLTTAEAEALGSGVPRALDAVLDLNLEFIAQPGLLELLTALAWAEGAGMPERLLAHVGDLPTAEAGEGQPNVSDLLRTARFYLRRNVDRDGTPLYRLFHQGLADQLRRRPILNAATVWDRLLATVRTRSGGPSRWATADPYLLRHAARHSSLAGKLGELLMDAEYLVHADPAPLAEELYHGERTSHGAVYLTSYGAHHSGPPDQRRNILAIDAARHQQWELATELSEEALWKVRWTAGRDLHIGLLTTLTGHQRAIRGLTALMIRGRPHALTASQDGTVRLWDLDSAVTTHELGGHGSEVNCVVAEEADGIFLAVTGCNRGVLRGWDLTTGHLLWTRQAHQCPVRSMVIVQYEGVRSVASVGKDRLIRYWDITTGKPLSTTQLSPVHGPVLQLSHVTVAGLGECVVASHDDWVTVLTVQGEEVDEEDLPIAPQLRMTCLRYLDLGHGPESVAGDDDGTVWIGEEVADEGHAAPVTDLAAVSMADSAYVVSASEDGTARLVNTTTWRVRQVASHTTAINRIAVVQDPDRTRLLTASEGGTVRIWDVDASTVRQRYPGHTHAINALVTLPGARLVSCSADGTLALWNTETGDRQQIWLTYEGDYPVPEEPTSIAVLEAGDHPRIVASCAIMGFALWDTSITQEYLRDRADSSPDSSQAILKVVIAGVTHIACAWGNGDIKLYSADRVDFLARWPHHDSAELANPPEEERVLLTVARGGTCLSASTTHLVAGDHTGSVWSARLQGSPMRRELSRHPSPVHAVATVELDGRPHVVSGDETGGLRVTSVEADARLDLTGHTRAVFAITPVLIDGRPHALTGGLDRSIRLWDLKTGRLLDVFWFPDTVFTIAAAQDGTVFAGVGPDIIRLQLNTQHAPLHPYTTPDQGIVIG; the protein is encoded by the coding sequence ATGCGCCGTCAGGCACTCGTGGTCGGTATCGAAGGTGCCGATGGAAGACTTGCCGACGAGGCTCCGCCGCAATGGCAGAAGCTGGAATACGCAGCGCCGTATGCCCGACGGTTGCGTGAGGTCCTGGGCAAGCAATACGCGTACGTCGTCTTGGATCCCGAACCCGATCCCGCCTCCACCACAGCCGCGCTCAGCGAGGCACTGACGACTGCAGTCACCGGCGACTCGGACTACACCATCATCCATCTGCTCGCGCACGGGAGACGTACGCGGAACAGTCAGGGACTCCAAGTGGTCGGCGGTGACGGACAGTTCACTGAGGCACTGTCCCGTTGGATCAACCTCGTCGAGGATCGCGAAGCGGACGGCGAAGGGCCATCCGTCCTCCTGATCCTCGACCTGTGCTACTCAGGCGCGGCAACGACCGAACATCTGCGTTCGCTGATCCGCCCGGAGCGTCGCCGCGTATGGGTGCTGGCCGCCTGCCACCCCGACAGGCCCGCCTACGATGGCCGGCTCAGCCTAGCGGTCGACGAAGTACTTCGCGGTTTCGCCTCGGGATCCTTGAAGCTCGATGAGTCTCTGGAGTACATACCCATCGATCGCTTCTGCCGCGAAGTGGCACGAAGCGTCGAGGAACAGAGTGCGGGATCCTACCCACAGAGCGTCGAGCGGCCACTCGCGGCTCTCGGCGACGATCTGTCCCACCTCCGCTTCTTCGTCAATCCGCGCCACGCCCCGGACGACCTCCGCAGTCGTGGAATCGTGGACCCTGCAGTGTTCACGCTCCTGGACGAGGCGGCCGACTTTCGCCACTTTGTGATCCGAGCCCATGGTGCCCACAACGCCTACGGTGACGGCAGCCGACCGACCTTCACCGGACGGAGCGACGAACTCCGCGAGCTCTCGGCCTGGATGGCAGGTCACGGCTCGTCATTGCGCGTCATCACAGGCACACCCGGATCCGGTAAATCCGCGCTGGTCGGTGTCCTCGTCTGCGCCGCGCACCCTGCATTGCGCGAGGCCACAGAGCAGGTCTGGCGGCCCTCTGCCGGCGACATGCCTGACGCGGTCGATGGGCTGGCTGTCGTGCACGCCCGGCGGCGGACCATTTCCGAGGTTCTCTCTTCCCTTGCAGCTCAGTGGAGCCTGGGCTCGCCCCATAGTGGGGAGACCTGGACCACGGACCGGCTAGTGGCCTCTCTGCGAACGAAGGCCGAGCCACCCCATCTCATCGTGGACGCCGTGGACGAGGCGGAGCACCCGGCCGATCTGGTCACAGCACTGCTACTCCCATTGGCCTCCACACGACGAGCGGATGCGAAACCACTGTGCCGGGTCCTGATGGCAACCCGTCCCCAGGAAGAACTCCAACACCTCTTCGAGGCTTCTGAGGCCCACGGCGGGCTGATCAACCTCGATCGGATCCCTGCCGAACGGCTGCGGAGGGACCTGGTGAACTTCGTCAGCCGAGTGCTGCGCCCCATGGGCAGTGGCACGTCCCCGTGGTGCTCACTCAAAGCTGCCGAGAGTCTGGGTCGCGCAATGGCAGACACCCTTCTGAGCGGGACACGGGAGTGGGGCGAGTTCCTCGTCGCCGGGCTGTACATCCGTCACCTCCAGGAGCAGGCAGCCCCACCGCTCACCACCGCCGAAGCCGAGGCTCTGGGCAGCGGTGTACCTCGCGCCCTTGATGCAGTCCTCGACCTCAACCTGGAATTCATCGCCCAGCCAGGACTGCTCGAGCTCTTGACCGCACTGGCGTGGGCCGAAGGTGCCGGCATGCCGGAGAGGCTGCTCGCCCACGTTGGCGACCTGCCCACGGCCGAGGCAGGGGAGGGACAACCCAACGTTTCGGATCTCCTCCGGACCGCCCGCTTCTACCTGCGCCGAAACGTCGACCGTGACGGCACGCCGCTGTATCGCCTTTTCCACCAAGGCCTCGCCGACCAACTGCGACGCCGCCCCATCTTGAATGCAGCCACCGTCTGGGACCGGCTCTTGGCCACGGTACGCACGCGCTCCGGAGGGCCGAGCCGCTGGGCCACCGCCGACCCCTACTTGCTCCGCCACGCCGCCCGGCACAGTTCACTGGCCGGGAAGTTGGGCGAGTTGCTCATGGATGCCGAGTATCTGGTGCACGCCGACCCCGCTCCGCTGGCCGAGGAGCTCTATCACGGCGAGCGGACCTCTCACGGAGCGGTATACCTGACGTCTTACGGAGCCCATCACTCTGGTCCACCGGATCAACGGCGCAATATCCTCGCCATCGACGCAGCCCGGCACCAGCAGTGGGAGCTAGCCACCGAACTGTCGGAAGAGGCACTGTGGAAGGTCCGCTGGACAGCCGGCCGGGACCTGCACATCGGCCTGCTGACCACGCTCACCGGGCATCAGCGCGCGATCAGGGGCCTGACCGCTCTCATGATCCGAGGACGGCCCCATGCCCTGACAGCCAGCCAGGACGGCACCGTGAGGCTGTGGGATCTGGATTCTGCCGTGACGACGCACGAGCTGGGCGGCCACGGTTCCGAAGTGAATTGTGTCGTCGCCGAAGAAGCCGATGGCATCTTCCTGGCGGTGACAGGCTGCAACCGCGGAGTACTACGGGGATGGGATCTGACCACGGGGCACCTCCTCTGGACGAGGCAAGCGCACCAATGTCCGGTGCGCTCGATGGTGATCGTGCAATACGAGGGGGTCCGTTCGGTCGCAAGTGTCGGTAAGGATCGGCTCATTCGGTACTGGGACATCACCACCGGAAAACCACTGTCCACCACCCAGCTGTCACCCGTCCACGGCCCTGTGTTGCAACTCTCCCACGTAACCGTCGCCGGGCTCGGGGAGTGTGTCGTCGCCAGCCATGACGATTGGGTGACCGTTCTGACGGTCCAAGGTGAAGAGGTGGACGAGGAAGACCTACCGATCGCCCCACAGCTACGGATGACCTGTCTGCGATACCTCGATCTCGGTCATGGCCCGGAGTCAGTCGCGGGCGACGACGACGGCACCGTCTGGATCGGCGAAGAAGTCGCCGACGAGGGGCATGCAGCCCCCGTCACCGATCTCGCGGCGGTGTCCATGGCAGATTCTGCCTACGTCGTCAGTGCCAGCGAGGACGGCACCGCCAGACTGGTCAACACAACGACTTGGCGTGTACGCCAGGTCGCGAGCCACACCACGGCGATCAATCGCATTGCGGTCGTTCAGGACCCAGACCGGACGCGGCTCCTCACAGCAAGCGAGGGGGGAACCGTCCGCATCTGGGACGTGGACGCGAGCACGGTTCGTCAGCGATACCCGGGACACACGCACGCGATCAATGCGTTGGTGACACTGCCCGGCGCCCGACTGGTCTCGTGCAGCGCGGACGGGACCTTGGCACTGTGGAATACCGAGACAGGCGACAGGCAGCAGATTTGGCTGACCTATGAAGGCGACTACCCGGTTCCGGAAGAACCCACCAGCATCGCAGTGCTGGAAGCCGGGGATCATCCACGGATCGTCGCCTCGTGCGCGATAATGGGCTTTGCCCTCTGGGACACAAGCATTACTCAGGAATACCTCAGGGACCGTGCCGACTCGAGCCCGGATAGTTCCCAAGCGATCCTCAAGGTAGTCATCGCCGGGGTCACCCACATCGCATGCGCATGGGGAAACGGCGACATCAAGCTCTACAGCGCAGATCGCGTGGACTTCCTGGCACGTTGGCCTCACCATGACTCAGCGGAACTCGCCAACCCCCCTGAGGAAGAGCGGGTACTCCTTACGGTAGCCCGAGGCGGCACCTGCCTGTCAGCCTCGACCACCCACCTCGTCGCCGGGGACCACACGGGTTCAGTCTGGTCCGCGCGTCTGCAAGGCTCGCCCATGCGACGGGAGCTGAGCCGGCATCCCTCACCCGTACACGCCGTCGCCACTGTCGAACTCGACGGGCGACCCCACGTCGTCAGCGGTGACGAAACCGGCGGGCTGCGGGTGACCTCCGTTGAAGCCGACGCACGGCTCGACCTCACCGGACACACTCGTGCGGTTTTTGCCATCACACCGGTCCTGATCGACGGACGACCACACGCTCTCACCGGCGGCTTGGACCGCTCCATTCGTCTCTGGGACCTGAAGACCGGGAGGCTGCTCGATGTATTCTGGTTTCCGGACACCGTGTTCACTATTGCCGCAGCTCAAGACGGCACTGTATTCGCCGGAGTGGGCCCGGACATCATTCGCTTGCAGCTGAATACGCAACACGCACCGCTGCACCCTTACACAACTCCCGACCAAGGAATCGTGATCGGATGA
- a CDS encoding AAA domain-containing protein, translating to MAEDASLPLMVKARLADATARRSTLEAALVEIKRRAEQLATLDSGLVGFDSSAYFTALKLLRTPGEDLASARSRQEAASRRLADAETMFRKALAAAEGAAARDKAAESSRAQWRLADRLSEEVVQVRKAAELREAAALLAEGVCDPLRKELEEIEGKSAVKKWRLREKAGELQRQLADAEHAAASAQQSATEARATATTHIAALSAQITALVDTIALTREQSASLAADVTARLAAEQQAGRHYDSCKEDKARAEEAAERAQQAKDLAEQAEQQGWPARFDLARRLRPAVAADTTRQPDLEAQYQKVQEEYERLARDAQSEIIKGAKLVATTLARFRTNRAVFEGPYDVVLVDEAGAATLPEVLLATGKAGRTAVLLGDFMQLGAVIPPELKGNGRTDIRRRLLPDVFQHCGIAEPSDAQAHPACVTLTQQHRFGPAVMRLANGLAYGGVLGGGSQTQAARPDDDPEIVLIDTDGLHELARAHLTGSRSGWWPAGSLIARALVELHRELGEETGIVTPYRVQSDATLEALRDVEGPGGGALAEVGTAHKFQGREFDIVVFDTVEGGVGSRELWMACAHLQPAASSWPRDGVRLFNVAVTRVKTRLYVIAGGERVKNAKPGTALAQLAALIGTRRGVRVLQAKTLITPPTAPPAFRGEFGTALAEVLSRHVEVTEIDDERDFYRTFTEEIRHARHSLWLWAPWVAKRVSSLLPELRTAADRGVRISVFIRDDTDQLQKKPTNQKLITDLRTVAHVVVPMNVMHQKIAVIDERTVMLGSLNVLSQSWTREVMLTMRGAYFARKLLEHEHAAAFAAPPRCGRCNGAEIEIRRRQNGTWVWRCYATACKTTPRGGTNAWTQNIRLGRGR from the coding sequence GTGGCCGAGGACGCTTCGCTGCCGCTGATGGTCAAAGCGCGATTAGCGGACGCAACTGCCCGGCGTAGCACTCTCGAAGCCGCGCTCGTAGAGATCAAGCGCCGGGCTGAACAGCTCGCCACCCTGGACAGCGGTCTGGTCGGATTCGACTCCTCTGCCTACTTCACCGCGCTGAAGCTGCTCCGCACGCCTGGTGAAGATCTCGCATCGGCGCGGTCGCGGCAGGAAGCCGCCAGCCGACGTCTGGCTGATGCCGAGACGATGTTCCGGAAAGCACTGGCCGCGGCCGAGGGGGCCGCGGCCCGGGACAAGGCTGCGGAGTCGTCGCGGGCCCAGTGGCGCCTAGCCGACCGGCTGTCCGAGGAAGTGGTCCAGGTGCGGAAGGCGGCGGAGCTCCGTGAGGCAGCTGCGCTGCTGGCGGAAGGCGTCTGCGATCCCCTGCGCAAGGAGCTGGAGGAAATAGAGGGCAAGAGCGCTGTGAAGAAGTGGCGCCTGCGCGAAAAGGCCGGTGAGCTCCAGCGGCAGCTGGCGGACGCCGAGCATGCTGCCGCGTCCGCCCAGCAGTCGGCGACTGAGGCCCGCGCCACGGCGACCACCCATATCGCGGCCCTCAGCGCTCAGATCACAGCCTTGGTCGACACCATCGCGCTCACTCGGGAACAGTCCGCCAGCCTGGCGGCCGACGTCACAGCTCGGCTGGCGGCAGAACAGCAGGCTGGACGCCACTACGACAGCTGTAAGGAGGACAAGGCCCGGGCGGAGGAGGCTGCGGAGCGGGCCCAGCAGGCCAAAGACCTGGCGGAGCAGGCCGAGCAGCAGGGCTGGCCGGCCCGGTTCGACCTGGCCCGCCGACTACGCCCGGCCGTAGCCGCTGACACGACCCGGCAGCCTGACCTGGAGGCGCAATATCAGAAAGTCCAGGAGGAGTACGAGCGTCTTGCCCGTGACGCCCAGAGCGAGATCATCAAGGGTGCCAAGCTGGTCGCCACGACCCTGGCCCGGTTCCGCACGAACCGGGCGGTCTTCGAGGGTCCGTACGACGTCGTCCTTGTGGACGAGGCAGGCGCAGCCACCTTGCCCGAAGTTCTGCTTGCAACGGGCAAGGCCGGTCGGACCGCGGTCCTTCTCGGGGACTTCATGCAGCTGGGCGCGGTCATCCCGCCCGAGCTCAAGGGGAACGGTCGCACGGATATCAGACGCCGGCTGCTCCCGGACGTCTTCCAGCACTGCGGGATTGCGGAACCGTCCGATGCCCAGGCTCACCCGGCCTGCGTCACCCTCACCCAACAGCACCGGTTCGGCCCCGCCGTGATGCGGTTGGCCAACGGCCTCGCGTACGGCGGAGTACTTGGCGGAGGTAGCCAGACACAAGCGGCACGCCCGGACGATGACCCCGAGATCGTGCTGATCGACACGGACGGGCTGCACGAGCTGGCCAGGGCGCACTTGACCGGAAGCCGCAGTGGCTGGTGGCCGGCGGGTTCACTGATCGCGCGGGCACTGGTGGAGCTGCACCGCGAGCTGGGTGAGGAAACGGGCATCGTCACGCCGTACCGCGTCCAGTCCGATGCCACCCTGGAGGCCCTGCGAGACGTCGAGGGCCCGGGAGGGGGCGCGCTGGCAGAGGTCGGCACCGCGCACAAGTTCCAGGGCCGGGAGTTCGACATCGTCGTCTTCGACACGGTGGAGGGCGGAGTGGGCAGTCGCGAGCTGTGGATGGCCTGCGCCCACCTTCAGCCGGCGGCCAGCAGCTGGCCCCGGGACGGCGTCCGCCTCTTCAATGTGGCGGTCACCCGCGTCAAGACTCGTCTGTACGTCATCGCCGGCGGCGAGCGCGTCAAGAACGCGAAACCGGGAACGGCCCTGGCACAGCTCGCGGCGCTCATCGGCACCCGGCGTGGCGTACGGGTCCTCCAGGCCAAGACCTTGATCACCCCACCGACCGCGCCGCCCGCGTTCCGTGGCGAGTTCGGCACCGCGCTTGCCGAGGTGCTGAGTCGGCACGTTGAGGTAACGGAGATCGACGATGAACGCGACTTCTACCGCACGTTCACTGAGGAGATCCGCCACGCACGACATTCTCTGTGGCTCTGGGCACCCTGGGTGGCGAAGCGGGTCAGTTCCCTGCTGCCCGAGCTACGCACGGCGGCCGACCGTGGGGTGCGGATCAGTGTCTTCATCCGAGACGACACCGACCAGCTCCAGAAGAAGCCGACCAACCAGAAACTCATCACCGACCTGCGAACTGTTGCGCATGTGGTCGTACCGATGAACGTCATGCACCAGAAGATCGCGGTCATCGACGAACGGACGGTCATGCTCGGCAGCCTCAACGTGCTCTCCCAGAGCTGGACCCGTGAAGTCATGCTGACGATGCGAGGCGCCTACTTCGCCCGGAAGCTGCTGGAACACGAACACGCGGCAGCCTTCGCGGCTCCGCCCCGCTGCGGGCGTTGCAACGGAGCGGAGATCGAGATCCGCCGCAGGCAGAATGGCACCTGGGTTTGGCGCTGCTATGCCACCGCCTGCAAGACCACGCCGAGGGGTGGGACGAACGCCTGGACGCAGAACATCCGCTTGGGACGGGGCCGCTGA
- a CDS encoding aldehyde dehydrogenase family protein, with product MPRYANPGSPDAVVSYRPRYDHWIGGEYVPPKQGGYFENPTPVTGMPFTEIARGTAEDVERALDAAHAAAPAWARTSPAERAAVLNRIADRMEQHLEMLAVAESWENGKPVRETLAADIPLAIDHFRYFAGAIRAQEGSLSEIDEDTVAYHFHEPLGVVAQIIPWNFPILMAAWKLAPALATGNAVVLKPAEQTPASIHIWLDLVADLIPPGVVNVVNGFGVEAGKPLAASPRVAKISFTGETTTGRLIMQYASENLKPVTLELGGKSPNIFFDDVSAADDDFLDKALEGFTMFALNQGEVCTCPSRALIQQGHYATFMEAAVARTEQITPGHPLDTTTMIGAQASNDQVEKILSYLDIGRQEGARTLTGGHRADLGGDLAGGYYVQPTILEGRNNMRVFQEEIFGPVVAVTPFTDFEDAITLANDTLYGLGAGVWTRNGTTAYRAGRAIQAGRVWTNCYHAYPAHAAFGGYKQSGIGRETHKMMLTHYQQTKNLLVSYSPKKLGFF from the coding sequence ATGCCTCGCTACGCGAACCCCGGCTCCCCCGACGCGGTGGTCTCGTACCGCCCGCGGTACGACCACTGGATCGGAGGCGAGTACGTACCGCCGAAGCAGGGCGGCTACTTCGAGAACCCGACGCCGGTGACCGGCATGCCGTTCACCGAGATCGCCCGGGGCACGGCGGAGGACGTCGAGCGCGCACTGGACGCGGCGCACGCGGCGGCCCCGGCGTGGGCCCGCACCTCCCCGGCCGAGCGCGCGGCCGTGCTGAACCGCATAGCGGACCGCATGGAGCAGCACCTGGAGATGCTGGCGGTCGCGGAGTCGTGGGAGAACGGCAAGCCGGTCCGCGAGACCCTGGCCGCGGACATCCCGCTCGCGATCGACCACTTCCGCTACTTCGCGGGCGCGATCCGCGCCCAGGAGGGCAGCCTCTCGGAGATCGACGAGGACACCGTGGCGTACCACTTCCACGAGCCCCTGGGCGTGGTGGCCCAGATCATCCCGTGGAACTTCCCGATCCTGATGGCGGCGTGGAAACTGGCACCGGCCCTGGCAACGGGCAACGCGGTGGTCCTGAAACCGGCCGAGCAGACCCCGGCCTCGATCCACATCTGGCTGGACCTGGTGGCCGACCTGATCCCCCCGGGCGTGGTGAACGTCGTCAACGGCTTCGGCGTGGAGGCGGGCAAGCCGCTGGCGGCCAGCCCGCGCGTGGCCAAGATCTCCTTCACCGGGGAGACGACGACGGGCCGCCTGATCATGCAGTACGCGTCGGAGAACCTGAAGCCGGTCACCCTCGAACTCGGCGGCAAGAGCCCGAACATCTTCTTCGACGACGTCTCGGCGGCGGACGACGACTTCCTCGACAAGGCCCTGGAGGGCTTCACCATGTTCGCCCTGAACCAGGGCGAAGTCTGCACATGCCCGTCACGAGCCCTGATCCAACAGGGCCACTACGCAACGTTCATGGAAGCCGCAGTAGCCCGCACCGAACAAATCACCCCGGGCCACCCCCTCGACACGACCACGATGATCGGCGCCCAAGCCTCCAACGACCAGGTCGAAAAGATCCTCTCCTACCTGGACATAGGCCGCCAGGAAGGCGCCCGCACCCTCACCGGCGGCCACCGCGCCGACCTCGGCGGCGACCTGGCCGGCGGCTACTACGTCCAGCCCACCATCCTCGAAGGCCGCAACAACATGCGCGTCTTCCAGGAAGAAATCTTCGGCCCGGTCGTAGCGGTAACCCCCTTCACCGACTTCGAAGACGCCATCACCCTCGCCAACGACACCCTCTACGGCCTCGGCGCCGGCGTCTGGACCCGCAACGGCACCACGGCCTACCGAGCCGGCCGAGCCATCCAAGCCGGCCGAGTCTGGACAAACTGCTACCACGCCTACCCGGCCCACGCGGCCTTCGGCGGCTACAAGCAGTCAGGCATAGGCAGGGAAACCCACAAAATGATGCTGACCCACTACCAACAGACGAAGAACCTCCTGGTCAGCTACTCCCCGAAGAAGCTGGGCTTCTTCTAG
- a CDS encoding FKBP-type peptidyl-prolyl cis-trans isomerase, with the protein MSELTKPEVDVPEGDAPTELTIRDLVVGDGAEVKPGMVVRVHYVGVTFESGKEFDASWDRGQPFKFALGSGRVIKGWDRGVRGMKVGGRREIIVPPRLGYGNQSPSPLIPPGSTLVFVVDLLDSYSSTAGWSNA; encoded by the coding sequence ATGAGTGAACTGACGAAGCCCGAGGTCGACGTTCCGGAGGGTGACGCTCCTACCGAGCTGACCATCCGGGACCTGGTCGTCGGGGACGGGGCTGAGGTGAAGCCGGGCATGGTGGTCAGGGTCCACTATGTCGGGGTGACCTTCGAGTCCGGGAAGGAGTTCGATGCCTCCTGGGACCGGGGCCAGCCGTTCAAGTTCGCCCTGGGCAGTGGCAGGGTCATCAAGGGCTGGGACCGGGGGGTGAGGGGGATGAAGGTCGGCGGTCGGCGCGAGATCATCGTTCCCCCGCGTCTCGGCTACGGCAATCAGTCGCCCTCGCCGTTGATCCCGCCGGGCTCGACCCTGGTCTTCGTGGTGGACCTGCTTGACTCGTATTCCAGCACAGCCGGGTGGAGCAACGCCTAG